Proteins from a genomic interval of Dendropsophus ebraccatus isolate aDenEbr1 chromosome 6, aDenEbr1.pat, whole genome shotgun sequence:
- the CHRND gene encoding acetylcholine receptor subunit delta isoform X2, whose amino-acid sequence MNQKEADETLTTNVWVEQGWYDLRLSWNTTEFYGIDILRVTPDMVWHPKLILENNNNGNFEVAYYCNVLIYASGYIYWLPPAIFQTPCSINVNYFPFDWQNCSLKFSSLTYSAKEVNLQLKEETDEETQRNYPVEWIVIDQAAFTENGEWQIVHIPAKKNIDRSVSQDSTKYQDVTFYLIIQRKPLFYIINILAPCILIALMANLVFYLPADSGEKMTLAISVLLAQSVFLLLISQRLPETSLAIPLISKYLMFIMVLVTIVVVSCVVVLNMHFRTPSTHIMSDRMKKIFLNKLPRLLHMSQPAEPDPEPWNGVLQRRSSSVGYIAKAEEYFSVKSRSELMFEKQSERHGLISRATPARVNPLNADNAQDQLYGEIKPAIDGANFIVKHMREKNDYNEEKDNWYRVARTVDRLCLFIVTPVMIIGTLWIFLGGAYNLAPLFPFAGDPYDYKEGHKRLI is encoded by the exons ATGAATCAG AAAGAAGCTGATGAAACGCTTACTACAAATGTTTGGGTTGAACAG GGATGGTATGACCTACGACTGTCATGGAATACGACAGAGTTTTACGGCATTGATATTCTCAGAGTTACCCCGGACATGGTGTGGCACCCCAAACTGATCCTAGAGAACAA CAATAATGGAAACTTTGAAGTGGCCTATTACTGCAACGTGCTTATCTACGCCAGTGGCTACATCTACTGGCTGCCTCCCGCCATATTCCAAACACCTTGCTCCATCAACGTCAACTACTTCCCATTTGACTGGCAGAACTGTTCTCTCAAATTCAG CTCCCTTACTTACAGCGCTAAGGAGGTCAACCTGCAGCTAAAAGAAGAAACAGATGAAGAAACTCAGAGAAACTACCCGGTTGAATGGATTGTCATTGATCAAGCAGCTTTCACAG AAAATGGAGAATGGCAGATTGTCCACATTCCGGCCAAAAAGAACATAGACAGGAGCGTTTCTCAGGACAGCACCAAGTACCAGGACGTGACATTTTACCTCATCATTCAACGCAAACCCCTCTTCTACATTATAAACATCctggccccctgcatcctcatTGCTTTGATGGCCAATCTGGTCTTCTACCTTCCAGCCGACA GTGGAGAGAAGATGACCCTGGCCATCTCTGTGCTGCTGGCTCAGTCTGTCTTCTTGCTTCTGATCTCCCAGCGCCTCCCAGAGACCTCCCTGGCAATTCCTCTCATCAGCAA GTACCTGATGTTTATCATGGTGCTGGTGACTATTGTGGTTGTGAGCTGCGTTGTTGTGCTGAACATGCACTTCAGGACCCCTAGCACACATATCATGTCGGATCGCATGAAGAAG ATCTTTCTGAACAAACTGCCCCGTTTATTGCATATGTCCCAACCAGCGGAACCGGATCCTGAGCCGTGGAATGGGGTCCTCCAGAGGCGCAGCAGTTCTGTGGGGTACATCGCAAAAGCAGAGGAGTATTTCAGTGTCAAGTCTAGAAGTGAACTTATGTTTGAAAAGCAATCGGAGCGGCACGGTCTGATCAGTCGAGCTACCCCTGCCA GAGTAAATCCGCTGAATGCTGACAATGCACAGGACCAGCTGTATGGAGAAATAAAGCCAGCTATTGATGGGGCTAACTTTATTGTAAAGCACATGCGAGAAAAGAATGACTACAATGAG GAGAAAGACAACTGGTATCGCGTTGCTCGGACGGTCGACCGATTGTGCCTTTTCATTGTGACGCCGGTTATGATCATCGGGACCCTGTGGATATTTCTGGGAGGAGCTTACAACCTGGCACCTCTATTCCCATTTGCTGGGGACCCTTATGATTACAAGGAAGGACATAAGAGATTGATCTAG
- the CHRND gene encoding acetylcholine receptor subunit delta isoform X1, with translation MMARLWVIVTLGLLLYSPGSKSESEERHLLRHLFVEKGYRKELRPVENPDETVDVYIALTLSNLISLKEADETLTTNVWVEQGWYDLRLSWNTTEFYGIDILRVTPDMVWHPKLILENNNNGNFEVAYYCNVLIYASGYIYWLPPAIFQTPCSINVNYFPFDWQNCSLKFSSLTYSAKEVNLQLKEETDEETQRNYPVEWIVIDQAAFTENGEWQIVHIPAKKNIDRSVSQDSTKYQDVTFYLIIQRKPLFYIINILAPCILIALMANLVFYLPADSGEKMTLAISVLLAQSVFLLLISQRLPETSLAIPLISKYLMFIMVLVTIVVVSCVVVLNMHFRTPSTHIMSDRMKKIFLNKLPRLLHMSQPAEPDPEPWNGVLQRRSSSVGYIAKAEEYFSVKSRSELMFEKQSERHGLISRATPARVNPLNADNAQDQLYGEIKPAIDGANFIVKHMREKNDYNEEKDNWYRVARTVDRLCLFIVTPVMIIGTLWIFLGGAYNLAPLFPFAGDPYDYKEGHKRLI, from the exons ATGATGGCGCGGCTATGGGTTATTGTCACTCTGGGTTTACTTCTCTATAGTCCAG gttCCAAATCAGAGAGTGAAGAAAGACATTTACTCAGACATCTGTTTGTGGAGAAAGGTTACAGGAAGGAGCTCCGGCCGGTGGAGAATCCTGATGAGACTGTGGATGTGTATATAGCTCTGACTCTTTCTAATCTTATCTCACTA AAAGAAGCTGATGAAACGCTTACTACAAATGTTTGGGTTGAACAG GGATGGTATGACCTACGACTGTCATGGAATACGACAGAGTTTTACGGCATTGATATTCTCAGAGTTACCCCGGACATGGTGTGGCACCCCAAACTGATCCTAGAGAACAA CAATAATGGAAACTTTGAAGTGGCCTATTACTGCAACGTGCTTATCTACGCCAGTGGCTACATCTACTGGCTGCCTCCCGCCATATTCCAAACACCTTGCTCCATCAACGTCAACTACTTCCCATTTGACTGGCAGAACTGTTCTCTCAAATTCAG CTCCCTTACTTACAGCGCTAAGGAGGTCAACCTGCAGCTAAAAGAAGAAACAGATGAAGAAACTCAGAGAAACTACCCGGTTGAATGGATTGTCATTGATCAAGCAGCTTTCACAG AAAATGGAGAATGGCAGATTGTCCACATTCCGGCCAAAAAGAACATAGACAGGAGCGTTTCTCAGGACAGCACCAAGTACCAGGACGTGACATTTTACCTCATCATTCAACGCAAACCCCTCTTCTACATTATAAACATCctggccccctgcatcctcatTGCTTTGATGGCCAATCTGGTCTTCTACCTTCCAGCCGACA GTGGAGAGAAGATGACCCTGGCCATCTCTGTGCTGCTGGCTCAGTCTGTCTTCTTGCTTCTGATCTCCCAGCGCCTCCCAGAGACCTCCCTGGCAATTCCTCTCATCAGCAA GTACCTGATGTTTATCATGGTGCTGGTGACTATTGTGGTTGTGAGCTGCGTTGTTGTGCTGAACATGCACTTCAGGACCCCTAGCACACATATCATGTCGGATCGCATGAAGAAG ATCTTTCTGAACAAACTGCCCCGTTTATTGCATATGTCCCAACCAGCGGAACCGGATCCTGAGCCGTGGAATGGGGTCCTCCAGAGGCGCAGCAGTTCTGTGGGGTACATCGCAAAAGCAGAGGAGTATTTCAGTGTCAAGTCTAGAAGTGAACTTATGTTTGAAAAGCAATCGGAGCGGCACGGTCTGATCAGTCGAGCTACCCCTGCCA GAGTAAATCCGCTGAATGCTGACAATGCACAGGACCAGCTGTATGGAGAAATAAAGCCAGCTATTGATGGGGCTAACTTTATTGTAAAGCACATGCGAGAAAAGAATGACTACAATGAG GAGAAAGACAACTGGTATCGCGTTGCTCGGACGGTCGACCGATTGTGCCTTTTCATTGTGACGCCGGTTATGATCATCGGGACCCTGTGGATATTTCTGGGAGGAGCTTACAACCTGGCACCTCTATTCCCATTTGCTGGGGACCCTTATGATTACAAGGAAGGACATAAGAGATTGATCTAG